In Aquiflexum balticum DSM 16537, a single genomic region encodes these proteins:
- a CDS encoding BREX protein BrxB domain-containing protein — MIAKIDQLIQEFDKVVNEPFNATLSGQERIWFLVYDPAEQRKVSLRMGEFETSTLRAGKKWQAISLKDCFPEWMSNHDYRDAYFTNPEYIVDQLEAEFIPFAIQFLKKKLESIEQDSDTLIAILDVSSLFGFARLSEILKNCDRDFKGRLLIFFPGEFENNQYRLLDARDGWDYLARPITI, encoded by the coding sequence ATGATAGCCAAAATAGATCAACTGATACAGGAATTCGATAAGGTGGTCAATGAACCTTTTAACGCTACGCTTTCGGGACAGGAAAGAATCTGGTTTCTGGTGTATGATCCTGCCGAGCAGCGGAAAGTAAGTCTTCGGATGGGGGAATTTGAAACATCCACGCTAAGAGCAGGTAAAAAGTGGCAGGCCATTTCCTTGAAAGATTGCTTTCCGGAGTGGATGAGCAATCATGACTACCGGGATGCGTATTTTACCAACCCAGAATATATAGTGGATCAGTTGGAGGCGGAGTTCATTCCTTTTGCCATCCAATTCCTGAAGAAGAAACTGGAATCCATTGAGCAGGATTCTGATACGCTGATAGCCATACTGGATGTATCTTCCTTATTTGGATTTGCCAGGCTATCAGAAATCCTCAAAAACTGTGACAGAGACTTCAAGGGCAGGCTATTGATATTCTTTCCAGGTGAATTTGAAAACAACCAATATAGATTACTGGATGCCAGAGACGGATGGGATTATCTGGCAAGGCCCATAACCATTTAA
- the brxC gene encoding BREX system P-loop protein BrxC, giving the protein MKNKDLFNLNPTEINIKNDGVAKIKTLLESDDLAIAEYELKTFVCEGEYHDGLKKIFETYLSNFEKKDINIPAFWVSGFFGSGKSHLVKMASYLWDDFEFPNGATARTIKPLPTEIKDLLTEIDRKQKIYGKLSISGTLRDFPSKDISYSFLQIMLSALELPQQYHHFKFVHWTIEEGIHDELKHKIESQGRVFRKEVENLFVSTPLAKAILEIKPDFASSEAQVREIFRAQYPRVESISRENFIRTIREEILPLKYGDKIPCTLIVLDEVQQFIGTDGDLANAVQFLAEDLCSRFDNKFLFVGTGQNALQDTPTLQKLMARFRVPIQLTDTDIQKVIRKTILEKKPSAVSEIKKKLEESLGEVSRNLSGTDFGYDSDDKDVLVADYPILPSTRKFWNRLLKVIDTAGTTGMLRNQLRIIDESLKHVADEEVGKIVPADFIFNQNQTQLIQSGLLLSDTNNLIQSKKSQDGDGLLEGRILSAVFLIEKLTNEIKDTGLKANDSHITELLIDDLNSNSDGFRNKVKELIQKLVEEKFLMPIEDEYRLQTKAGANWEQEFRKHHIKISNSGEDQIHNLRKEKILAYFKDKTKSIIISHGVSKAARNFELWDKESMPNREEKLHLWIKDGWYTNESTLMSEIRAQGNDTPLAYAYVAKQRDPELRAAIVNFLAAKQTLDFMGIPNTIEGQQVMRSMETRKGMALNNIQELIEKICRESTILLAGGSKADVGAIRENIESALHAIADRQFPEFKNKADHANWGRALTKAIAGSPDALEAIGYKGEPVNHPVALGILNFIGNQSKTGREIRNHFSIAPYGWSQDAIDTILVSLKRTEHISSSESDLKTGTINQATFKKEIHTLTATQKISIRRLLQEAGINCPPNQDIFPYSNEFLDKLKVLAEHISGEAPKPERINTNFIKDISNKEGNERLLDMLNHKDELSEKYKDWTKKEEILRDREPDWENLNDLKKLCPDSPDFGMIVTEIDAIRDNRLLFQEPDPIQPILTQLTEKLGNKLNEVVEKYLNQRQERMIVLQENEYFKKLLPEQKNSILMKNQLLTKYEIRIHDAYNLAFQLQKISLDNWKTKISALQGQFDAALNEAIELSAPKATSFHLPKRTINNQAELEQYITDLKSELENLLANSSSIILK; this is encoded by the coding sequence ATGAAGAATAAAGACCTTTTTAATTTAAACCCCACAGAGATCAACATCAAAAACGATGGGGTGGCCAAAATCAAAACATTGCTGGAATCTGATGATCTGGCAATAGCTGAATATGAGTTGAAAACCTTTGTTTGCGAAGGGGAATACCATGATGGCTTGAAAAAGATTTTTGAGACTTACTTATCGAATTTCGAAAAGAAAGATATCAACATTCCTGCCTTTTGGGTTTCAGGTTTCTTTGGTTCGGGTAAGTCGCATTTGGTCAAAATGGCAAGTTATCTATGGGATGATTTTGAATTTCCAAACGGAGCTACTGCCAGGACCATCAAGCCACTTCCTACCGAAATCAAAGACCTCCTTACTGAGATTGACAGAAAGCAGAAAATCTATGGTAAGCTTTCCATTTCAGGTACTTTGAGGGATTTTCCTTCCAAAGACATCAGCTATTCCTTTTTGCAGATCATGCTCAGTGCATTGGAATTGCCTCAGCAGTACCATCATTTCAAATTTGTTCATTGGACGATTGAGGAAGGTATCCATGACGAACTCAAACATAAAATCGAATCACAGGGCAGGGTTTTTAGAAAAGAAGTTGAAAACCTTTTTGTATCTACACCATTAGCCAAAGCCATTTTAGAAATCAAACCTGATTTTGCAAGTTCGGAAGCACAGGTGAGGGAAATATTCAGAGCTCAATATCCAAGAGTAGAATCGATCTCAAGAGAGAATTTTATAAGAACCATCAGAGAAGAAATCCTTCCGCTGAAATACGGTGACAAAATCCCATGTACATTGATTGTGCTGGATGAGGTTCAGCAGTTTATTGGAACCGATGGTGATCTGGCCAATGCTGTCCAGTTTTTGGCAGAAGATTTATGCTCAAGATTTGATAATAAATTCCTGTTTGTCGGGACAGGACAGAATGCCCTTCAGGACACGCCTACCCTTCAAAAACTGATGGCCAGATTTAGGGTGCCAATTCAACTGACAGATACGGATATTCAAAAAGTAATCCGCAAAACCATTCTGGAGAAAAAGCCTTCTGCTGTCTCAGAAATCAAAAAGAAACTGGAAGAATCCCTGGGTGAGGTTTCGAGAAACCTCTCAGGAACAGATTTTGGCTACGACAGTGATGACAAGGATGTTTTGGTAGCAGATTATCCTATACTTCCATCAACAAGGAAGTTTTGGAACAGGTTATTGAAAGTGATTGATACAGCAGGTACTACCGGTATGCTGAGAAATCAGCTCCGGATTATTGATGAAAGCTTAAAACATGTTGCCGATGAGGAGGTGGGTAAAATCGTACCTGCTGACTTTATATTCAATCAAAACCAGACCCAACTGATCCAATCAGGACTATTACTCTCGGATACCAACAACCTGATCCAAAGCAAAAAATCACAAGACGGAGATGGACTCCTGGAAGGAAGAATTCTGAGTGCTGTTTTCCTTATAGAGAAGCTGACCAACGAAATCAAAGACACTGGTTTGAAAGCCAATGACTCACACATTACCGAGCTATTGATTGATGATCTGAATTCCAATTCTGATGGATTCAGAAACAAAGTCAAGGAATTGATCCAGAAATTGGTGGAAGAAAAATTCCTGATGCCCATCGAAGATGAGTACAGACTTCAGACCAAGGCCGGTGCCAATTGGGAACAGGAGTTCAGAAAGCACCATATCAAGATTTCCAATTCCGGGGAAGACCAGATCCATAACCTCCGAAAAGAAAAAATCCTGGCCTATTTCAAAGATAAAACCAAGTCCATCATTATTTCACATGGTGTTTCTAAGGCAGCACGGAACTTTGAACTTTGGGATAAGGAATCCATGCCAAATCGGGAGGAAAAGCTTCACCTCTGGATCAAAGATGGCTGGTACACCAACGAGTCCACGCTGATGTCTGAAATCAGGGCGCAGGGAAATGATACTCCCCTCGCCTATGCCTATGTGGCCAAGCAAAGAGATCCTGAACTCAGAGCAGCCATTGTCAATTTCCTAGCAGCCAAGCAGACTTTGGACTTTATGGGCATTCCCAATACCATTGAAGGTCAGCAGGTAATGCGGAGTATGGAAACGCGGAAAGGAATGGCACTGAACAATATACAGGAACTAATAGAAAAAATCTGCAGGGAATCCACCATCCTTTTGGCCGGTGGCAGCAAAGCTGATGTCGGGGCTATACGAGAAAATATAGAAAGTGCGCTACATGCCATAGCTGACAGGCAGTTTCCCGAATTCAAAAACAAAGCAGATCATGCCAATTGGGGCAGGGCTTTGACAAAAGCCATTGCAGGAAGTCCTGATGCCTTGGAAGCGATTGGGTATAAAGGCGAACCGGTGAACCATCCTGTGGCTTTGGGAATCCTGAACTTTATCGGTAATCAATCCAAGACGGGTAGGGAAATCCGTAATCATTTCAGCATTGCGCCTTATGGATGGAGTCAGGATGCGATTGATACCATTTTGGTAAGCTTAAAAAGGACTGAGCATATATCTTCTAGTGAAAGTGACCTCAAAACAGGTACGATCAATCAGGCCACCTTTAAAAAGGAAATCCATACCCTTACGGCAACACAAAAAATCTCTATAAGGCGACTCTTGCAGGAGGCAGGAATCAACTGCCCACCAAATCAGGATATTTTCCCATATTCCAATGAGTTCTTGGATAAGTTGAAAGTTCTTGCAGAGCACATTTCGGGAGAAGCACCCAAGCCGGAAAGAATCAACACCAACTTTATCAAGGATATTTCCAACAAAGAAGGTAACGAACGCCTATTGGATATGCTCAACCATAAAGATGAACTAAGTGAAAAATACAAAGATTGGACCAAGAAGGAGGAGATTCTTAGGGATAGAGAACCGGACTGGGAAAACTTGAACGATCTTAAAAAACTTTGTCCCGATAGCCCTGACTTCGGGATGATTGTCACCGAAATCGATGCGATCAGGGACAACAGGTTATTGTTTCAAGAACCTGACCCTATACAACCTATCCTGACCCAATTGACCGAAAAGCTTGGCAATAAACTGAACGAGGTGGTAGAAAAATACCTGAATCAGCGTCAGGAAAGAATGATTGTCCTTCAGGAAAATGAATACTTCAAAAAACTTTTACCTGAACAAAAGAATAGCATTCTGATGAAAAATCAGCTCCTGACCAAATATGAGATCAGGATTCATGATGCTTATAACCTTGCCTTTCAATTGCAGAAAATTTCCCTGGACAATTGGAAAACCAAAATTTCCGCCTTACAGGGACAGTTCGATGCAGCTTTAAATGAGGCCATTGAATTATCTGCCCCGAAAGCGACAAGTTTTCACCTGCCCAAGCGTACGATCAATAATCAGGCTGAATTGGAACAGTATATCACTGATTTGAAATCAGAGCTTGAAAATCTTTTAGCAAATTCCTCATCTATTATCTTGAAATAA
- a CDS encoding Eco57I restriction-modification methylase domain-containing protein, whose product MSVLSSSQRSTLEKAVSKARESAQKGSDNALRSLAVDQTEPFGHMSPEQRNLRNRLRQKGRLLGDIQDQSGGQTIHKLSYELAYETWHKMLFAKFLEVNNLLMHPDGVAVTLMDCEELAAEEGHANKWETAMHYASLMLPAIFRPSDPVMQVHFASNDRIELEEIISALEDNTFQADDALGWVYQYWQSEEKDRINKSGDKIDGEKLPAVTQLFTEQYMVDFLIDNTLGAWWVSRNPGVEPPVKFEYLRYLEDGSPAAGKFEGWPDKTAEVTSLDPCMGSGHFVVSLFPIFAKLRMHEEGLSKEEATDSVIRENLHGLEIDPRCTQIAAFNLALTAWKFCGHFKELPEMNLACSGIAPKGKEEDWVKLVGKVNRDDQLRMENGMRQLYRHFQLAPELGSLLDPMTIEADAFTASFDLLQPVLERAFHSEFQGEQLERGVMAAGMAKAGLILSNKYKLIITNVPYLGFKKQGDLLKEFFEKEYADSKMDLSTVFIERSIKICSKNGLFATVSPQNWLFLGMYEKFRKEILKRKSISSLVFLGPGAFSQITGEVVKPVLISIFNQVMIENHKFIALDISESSIENKNELLRKSVFKKLNQNLQLINPNSRIVLNELSNVRLLDEYAISKRGVVSGDKDFWFRNFWELNRLEKNWLFLQSTVNQPSFYAGKTFVVNWSTKGMGMLRPGVDNQSYGKKGIVVNQMGTLSTSIYQGDLYDNNIGVIVPKVESDLLPIFAFCSSPEYNKEVRNIDKSLAVTNATLVKVPFDFEHWQKVAKEKYPDGLPLPYSDDSTQWLFHGHPQISENPILVAVSRILGYRWPAESDTEMELDPKARELIQEIQAFDHLSDEDGIFCIPSVNGEAAGADRLREYIQAVWGEQYEINTLNQLLEQEGATSKNLENWLRDEFFVQHCKVFNNRPFVWHIWDGRKDGFSALVNYHKLTKNNLSKLIYTYLGDWIRMCESKKKTGESGADGLLSAALKLKESLELILEGEKPYDIFVRWKPLSEQPIGWEPDLNDGVRLNIRPFIEAGILRKKPNIKWGKDRGKNPPGAPWGEERNNDLHLSLEEKRKARGI is encoded by the coding sequence ATGTCCGTACTCTCCTCTTCCCAAAGAAGCACCTTAGAAAAAGCAGTCAGTAAAGCAAGAGAAAGTGCCCAAAAAGGTTCTGATAATGCCCTGAGAAGCTTGGCAGTGGATCAGACAGAACCTTTTGGCCATATGAGTCCTGAGCAGCGAAACCTCAGAAACAGACTGCGTCAAAAAGGAAGATTATTGGGAGATATCCAGGATCAGTCGGGTGGACAAACGATCCATAAGCTTTCTTATGAACTGGCCTACGAGACCTGGCACAAGATGCTTTTCGCCAAGTTTCTGGAAGTCAACAACCTGCTGATGCATCCTGATGGCGTAGCGGTCACCTTGATGGACTGTGAGGAATTGGCAGCAGAAGAAGGCCATGCCAACAAATGGGAAACAGCCATGCACTATGCCTCCCTGATGCTACCGGCAATTTTCAGACCCTCCGATCCTGTGATGCAGGTACACTTCGCCAGCAATGACCGCATAGAACTGGAAGAAATCATATCAGCTTTAGAAGACAACACTTTCCAAGCAGATGATGCCTTGGGATGGGTCTATCAGTACTGGCAAAGTGAGGAAAAAGATAGAATCAATAAATCCGGAGATAAAATCGATGGAGAAAAGCTCCCTGCGGTCACCCAACTCTTTACGGAACAGTATATGGTGGACTTTCTGATCGACAATACCTTGGGTGCTTGGTGGGTCAGTAGAAATCCTGGAGTGGAACCTCCTGTCAAGTTTGAATACCTGAGGTATTTGGAAGATGGCTCTCCTGCAGCAGGGAAGTTTGAAGGCTGGCCGGATAAGACCGCAGAAGTCACTTCCTTGGATCCCTGCATGGGTTCGGGACACTTTGTAGTTTCTCTGTTTCCCATCTTCGCCAAGCTGAGGATGCATGAAGAAGGTCTCAGTAAAGAAGAGGCTACAGACAGCGTAATTCGTGAAAACCTACATGGACTGGAGATTGACCCTCGCTGTACGCAGATTGCGGCCTTTAACCTGGCCCTGACTGCTTGGAAATTCTGTGGTCATTTTAAAGAACTTCCTGAAATGAATTTGGCCTGTAGCGGTATTGCTCCTAAAGGTAAGGAAGAAGACTGGGTTAAATTGGTTGGGAAAGTAAACCGAGATGACCAATTAAGAATGGAAAATGGCATGCGTCAATTGTATAGGCATTTCCAACTTGCCCCAGAACTTGGTTCATTATTAGACCCGATGACAATAGAAGCTGATGCTTTCACAGCAAGTTTTGATCTTTTACAACCTGTTTTGGAAAGGGCATTTCATTCGGAATTTCAGGGTGAACAACTTGAACGGGGGGTTATGGCTGCTGGAATGGCCAAAGCAGGTTTAATTTTATCAAATAAATATAAGCTAATAATAACTAATGTTCCATATTTAGGATTCAAAAAGCAAGGAGATTTACTAAAAGAATTTTTTGAAAAAGAATATGCTGATAGTAAAATGGATCTATCAACTGTATTCATTGAAAGGTCGATCAAAATCTGTTCAAAAAATGGACTATTTGCCACCGTCAGCCCTCAAAACTGGTTGTTTTTAGGAATGTATGAAAAATTTAGAAAAGAAATTTTAAAAAGAAAAAGTATAAGTTCACTAGTTTTTCTTGGTCCAGGGGCCTTTTCTCAAATTACTGGAGAGGTTGTTAAGCCAGTTCTAATTTCAATTTTTAATCAAGTGATGATTGAAAACCATAAGTTTATAGCACTTGATATTTCGGAATCATCGATAGAAAATAAAAATGAACTTTTAAGGAAATCCGTTTTCAAAAAACTAAATCAAAACCTTCAACTAATTAATCCTAATTCAAGAATCGTACTTAATGAACTTTCTAATGTCCGACTTTTGGATGAATATGCAATTTCAAAAAGAGGTGTAGTTAGTGGAGACAAAGATTTTTGGTTCAGAAATTTCTGGGAATTAAATAGACTAGAAAAAAATTGGCTTTTTTTGCAATCTACAGTAAATCAACCAAGCTTTTATGCAGGAAAAACTTTTGTTGTAAATTGGTCAACTAAAGGTATGGGAATGCTTAGACCCGGCGTTGATAATCAATCTTATGGAAAAAAGGGTATTGTTGTAAACCAAATGGGAACTCTATCTACATCAATTTACCAAGGCGATTTATATGATAACAATATTGGAGTAATTGTACCTAAAGTTGAATCTGATTTACTTCCCATTTTTGCCTTCTGCAGTTCTCCTGAGTACAATAAGGAAGTGAGAAATATTGATAAATCATTGGCAGTTACAAATGCTACTTTAGTAAAAGTCCCCTTTGACTTTGAGCATTGGCAGAAAGTTGCGAAAGAAAAATATCCTGATGGCCTTCCTCTACCCTATTCTGATGATTCCACTCAGTGGTTGTTTCATGGACATCCTCAGATTTCTGAAAACCCAATTCTGGTGGCTGTTTCACGAATTCTCGGATATCGCTGGCCGGCAGAATCAGATACCGAGATGGAATTGGATCCTAAAGCAAGAGAGCTGATTCAGGAGATTCAAGCATTTGACCACCTGAGTGATGAGGATGGCATTTTCTGCATTCCTTCAGTGAATGGAGAAGCTGCAGGAGCAGATCGACTAAGGGAATATATCCAAGCGGTATGGGGAGAACAGTATGAAATCAATACCCTTAACCAACTACTGGAACAAGAAGGAGCTACTTCCAAGAATCTTGAAAACTGGCTTCGGGATGAGTTTTTTGTACAGCATTGTAAGGTGTTCAATAACCGACCCTTTGTCTGGCATATCTGGGACGGTAGAAAGGATGGCTTCTCTGCTTTGGTAAATTACCACAAGCTGACCAAGAACAACTTATCCAAACTGATCTATACCTATCTCGGTGACTGGATCCGCATGTGCGAATCCAAGAAGAAAACGGGAGAAAGCGGTGCAGATGGTTTACTTAGTGCTGCCCTAAAGCTCAAGGAATCGTTGGAACTGATCCTGGAGGGAGAGAAGCCTTATGACATCTTTGTCCGCTGGAAGCCCCTCTCAGAACAGCCCATAGGTTGGGAACCTGACCTGAATGATGGAGTAAGACTGAATATCCGCCCCTTTATAGAAGCTGGTATCCTTCGTAAGAAACCCAATATCAAATGGGGCAAAGACAGAGGTAAAAACCCTCCCGGCGCACCATGGGGAGAAGAAAGGAACAATGATTTGCATTTGAGTTTGGAGGAGAAGAGGAAAGCTAGAGGAATTTAA
- a CDS encoding DUF6119 family protein, with the protein MIEQEHNIKIYQIDQNFFELRSLSSIEAKIDFIIDYHKQNAQNPVSSDENLTSLTLDEITYRLYVYNEEEAISPWKSFLPEELTGEKPFTVQITSFVLFAELENKLFCTIGGKGIAAIKRFINHSFGLEIYEKFAEPENDIVYSISSRSLTGNLTAQLSTFKEQQRLVDSLSLGRIPDKILMVLRKEVLDSVFDFVAYAEEEKVFIEIGNSFWLKKKFSFSETHLLLECINALQNATVRIPLSRFEKVKDWKLCEETLIPQLSEQILNDAVRLSQGSAALLDFDFIHPQKLIKFYESDTFQAFYKNHKTPFVTVTDKGLIYEEVLKKIRFDHGDLNQFEFNTILWGIQIRGFKGGIEETKSTFISHLTCEIEYVGKYYFYLDNKWYLAKGDFIESINRECQGILKTKLWENNPLSLSWNLQNETEGQYNLKYLEEDNFLVLDKMLGQNIELCDLLYVTETTVFLIHVKDGFDAKIRDVENQILISANRLSNDLKTHKNFIKEVYQRFNDSENNTRSLSEETFLSYFNRNLEYVMAFCPIRRNSNVVENIKNFESNIAKFCVISASKEMNTNSYPLKFVEINRE; encoded by the coding sequence ATGATCGAACAAGAACACAACATCAAAATTTACCAGATTGATCAAAACTTTTTTGAGTTGAGAAGTTTGAGTTCCATAGAAGCAAAAATCGATTTTATTATAGATTATCATAAGCAAAACGCCCAAAACCCTGTAAGTTCAGATGAGAACTTAACATCCCTCACTCTAGACGAAATCACCTATAGACTCTATGTTTACAATGAAGAAGAAGCCATTTCTCCTTGGAAGAGTTTCTTACCTGAAGAATTGACGGGTGAAAAACCATTTACAGTTCAAATCACATCATTTGTTCTTTTTGCAGAATTAGAGAATAAACTTTTTTGTACAATCGGAGGTAAAGGGATTGCGGCTATTAAAAGATTTATCAATCATTCATTTGGACTGGAGATTTATGAAAAGTTTGCTGAACCGGAGAACGATATTGTTTATTCTATTTCTTCCAGATCCTTAACGGGGAATTTAACTGCGCAACTATCAACCTTCAAGGAACAGCAAAGATTGGTTGATTCCCTAAGTTTGGGTAGAATTCCGGATAAAATCCTCATGGTTCTTAGAAAAGAAGTTCTGGATTCGGTTTTTGATTTTGTTGCCTACGCTGAAGAAGAAAAAGTTTTTATTGAAATAGGGAATTCATTCTGGCTCAAAAAGAAGTTTTCTTTCAGTGAAACCCACTTACTTTTGGAATGCATCAATGCACTTCAAAATGCCACTGTCAGAATACCTTTGAGTCGATTTGAAAAGGTAAAAGATTGGAAATTATGTGAAGAAACACTAATACCACAATTGAGTGAGCAAATATTGAATGATGCAGTAAGGTTAAGCCAAGGATCTGCCGCGTTGCTGGATTTTGATTTTATACATCCTCAGAAACTAATTAAGTTTTATGAGAGTGATACTTTTCAAGCTTTTTATAAGAACCATAAAACCCCATTTGTAACAGTTACCGATAAAGGTTTGATCTATGAAGAAGTTCTGAAAAAGATCAGGTTTGATCATGGAGACCTTAATCAATTTGAGTTTAATACAATTTTATGGGGGATTCAAATTAGAGGATTCAAGGGCGGGATTGAAGAAACCAAATCAACTTTCATTTCCCACCTCACCTGTGAAATTGAGTATGTTGGAAAATACTATTTCTACCTTGATAACAAATGGTATCTGGCAAAAGGTGATTTTATTGAGTCTATAAATAGAGAATGCCAAGGAATCCTCAAGACAAAGCTATGGGAAAATAATCCATTGTCTTTGTCATGGAATTTACAAAATGAGACTGAAGGTCAATATAATTTGAAGTATTTGGAAGAAGATAACTTTTTAGTTTTGGACAAAATGTTGGGTCAAAATATAGAGTTATGTGATTTACTTTATGTAACAGAAACTACTGTCTTCTTAATTCATGTAAAAGATGGATTTGATGCGAAAATCAGGGACGTTGAAAATCAGATTCTTATATCAGCGAATAGACTCTCGAATGATCTTAAAACCCATAAGAATTTTATTAAAGAAGTTTATCAAAGGTTCAATGATAGTGAGAACAATACAAGAAGTTTGTCAGAAGAGACATTTCTATCCTATTTTAATAGAAATCTTGAATACGTAATGGCATTCTGTCCTATAAGGAGAAATTCAAATGTTGTCGAAAACATTAAAAATTTTGAATCAAACATTGCAAAATTTTGCGTGATTAGTGCTTCAAAAGAAATGAATACCAATAGTTATCCATTAAAATTTGTTGAAATAAATAGAGAATAG